A genomic segment from Paralichthys olivaceus isolate ysfri-2021 chromosome 22, ASM2471397v2, whole genome shotgun sequence encodes:
- the mfsd8 gene encoding major facilitator superfamily domain-containing protein 8 isoform X1: MSLLVDSDDDTPLLRDDASSDDSQDGDYRSRWRSIRVMYFTMFLSSVGFTIVITSLWPYLHKMDASANASFLGWVVAAYSLGQMVASPIFGLWSNHRPRREPLVCSIFINLLGNIYYAYAYLPTTSNKFHILLSRAFVGFGAGNVAVVRSYVAEATSLKERTGAMANMSACQALGFILGPALQACLSFIGEHGFTVKFIDLQLNMYTAPALLAAAFGLINILLVLLVLREHRVDDHGRHIQAINVITEDRDDISEETEETIDYIAVLTSNVLFFMVMFIFAIFETIATPFSMDMFAWTRKEAVIYNGIIMCCIGFESIVVFLVVKVASQRVGDRPVLLVGLAIIFCGFFTLLPWGNHYPKIQWADLKNNSLVSHISEATLASNSSLEPTGCPYQQTWCQYTPAIHIGQYISADILIGMGYPACNVMSYTLYSKILGPKPQGVYMGWLTASGSGARTLGPVFVSQVYTILGPRWAFSLICGMVIGAIVLLSSVYHRLIAFSVRHGRTVE, translated from the exons ATGTCGCTACTTGTTGACTCCGACGATGACACGCCGCTGCTCCGGGACGATGCCAGCAG CGATGACTCCCAGGATGGAGACTACAGGAGTCGGTGGAGGTCCATCAGAGTCATGTACTTCACCATGTTCCTCAGCAGCGTCG GTTTCACTATAGTCATCACATCACTTTGGCCCTATTTGCATAAG ATGGATGCAAGCGCCAACGCCAGCTTCCTGGGATGGGTGGTGGCAGCCTACAGCCTCGGTCAGATGGTGGCCTCACCCATTTTCGGCCTGTGGTCTAATCACCGACCACGCAGGGAGCCACTGGTGTGCTCCATTTTCATCAACCTGTTGGGCAATATCTATTACGCCTATGCATACCTGCCCACGACCAGCAACAAGTTCCACATCCTCTTGTCCAGAGCTTTTGTCGGCTTTGGAGCAG GCAACGTTGCTGTGGTGAGGTCGTATGTTGCTGAGGCAACATCGCTCAAGGAGAGAACCGGTGCTATGGCGAACATGAGCGCCTGTCAGGCCCTGGGTTTCATCCTCGGACCGG CACTTCAGGCGTGCCTGTCGTTCATCGGCGAGCACGGTTTCACGGTGAAGTTCATAGATCTGCAGCTCAACATGTACACTGCTCCTGCTTTACTGGCTGCAGCTTTTGGCCTCATCAACATCCTGCTGGTCCTGTTGGTGCTGAG AGAGCATCGTGTGGATGATCATGGAAGACACATCCAAGCCATCAACGTCATAACAGAAG ATAGAGATGACATTAGTGAAGAAACTGAGGAAACCATTGATTACATAGCTGTCCTGACCTCCAACGTCCTCTTCTTCATGGTCATGTTCATCTTTGCCATCTTTGAGAC AATCGCCACCCCTTTTTCCATGGACATGTTCGCCTGGACAAGGAAAGAAGCTGTAATATACAATGGCATCATCATGTGCTGCATTGGATTTGAATCCATCGTTGTGTTCCTTGTTGTAAAAGTGGCTTCTCAAAG GGTTGGGGATCGTCCTGTGTTGCTGGTAGGATTGGCCATTATATTCTGTGGTTTCTTTACCCTGCTTCCATGGGGGAATCATTACCCAAAAATCCAGTGGGCGG ACCTAAAAAACAACTCATTGGTCAGTCACATATCTGAGGCCACGTTAGCCTCCAACAGCTCTTTAGAACCAACAGGATGCCCGTATCAACAGACCTGGTGCCAGTATACTCCCGCAATACACATCGGTCAGTACATCTCAGCTGACATCTTGATTGGCATGGGATACCCAGCCTGCAACGTCATGTCCTACACACTTTATTCCAAAATCCTCGGACCCAAACCTCAG GGTGTGTACATGGGGTGGTTGACGGCCTCTGGCAGCGGTGCACGGACATTGGGTCCTGTTTTCGTCTCCCAGGTTTACACGATCTTGGGACCTCGCTGGGCCTTCAGCCTCATCTGCGGGATGGTGATAGGGGCCATCGTCCTCCTGAGCTCTGTTTACCACAGACTCATCGCATTCTCTGTACGCCACGGACGGACGGTAGAATAA
- the mfsd8 gene encoding major facilitator superfamily domain-containing protein 8 isoform X2: MTRRCSGTMPAGFTIVITSLWPYLHKMDASANASFLGWVVAAYSLGQMVASPIFGLWSNHRPRREPLVCSIFINLLGNIYYAYAYLPTTSNKFHILLSRAFVGFGAGNVAVVRSYVAEATSLKERTGAMANMSACQALGFILGPALQACLSFIGEHGFTVKFIDLQLNMYTAPALLAAAFGLINILLVLLVLREHRVDDHGRHIQAINVITEDRDDISEETEETIDYIAVLTSNVLFFMVMFIFAIFETIATPFSMDMFAWTRKEAVIYNGIIMCCIGFESIVVFLVVKVASQRVGDRPVLLVGLAIIFCGFFTLLPWGNHYPKIQWADLKNNSLVSHISEATLASNSSLEPTGCPYQQTWCQYTPAIHIGQYISADILIGMGYPACNVMSYTLYSKILGPKPQGVYMGWLTASGSGARTLGPVFVSQVYTILGPRWAFSLICGMVIGAIVLLSSVYHRLIAFSVRHGRTVE; encoded by the exons ATGACACGCCGCTGCTCCGGGACGATGCCAGCAG GTTTCACTATAGTCATCACATCACTTTGGCCCTATTTGCATAAG ATGGATGCAAGCGCCAACGCCAGCTTCCTGGGATGGGTGGTGGCAGCCTACAGCCTCGGTCAGATGGTGGCCTCACCCATTTTCGGCCTGTGGTCTAATCACCGACCACGCAGGGAGCCACTGGTGTGCTCCATTTTCATCAACCTGTTGGGCAATATCTATTACGCCTATGCATACCTGCCCACGACCAGCAACAAGTTCCACATCCTCTTGTCCAGAGCTTTTGTCGGCTTTGGAGCAG GCAACGTTGCTGTGGTGAGGTCGTATGTTGCTGAGGCAACATCGCTCAAGGAGAGAACCGGTGCTATGGCGAACATGAGCGCCTGTCAGGCCCTGGGTTTCATCCTCGGACCGG CACTTCAGGCGTGCCTGTCGTTCATCGGCGAGCACGGTTTCACGGTGAAGTTCATAGATCTGCAGCTCAACATGTACACTGCTCCTGCTTTACTGGCTGCAGCTTTTGGCCTCATCAACATCCTGCTGGTCCTGTTGGTGCTGAG AGAGCATCGTGTGGATGATCATGGAAGACACATCCAAGCCATCAACGTCATAACAGAAG ATAGAGATGACATTAGTGAAGAAACTGAGGAAACCATTGATTACATAGCTGTCCTGACCTCCAACGTCCTCTTCTTCATGGTCATGTTCATCTTTGCCATCTTTGAGAC AATCGCCACCCCTTTTTCCATGGACATGTTCGCCTGGACAAGGAAAGAAGCTGTAATATACAATGGCATCATCATGTGCTGCATTGGATTTGAATCCATCGTTGTGTTCCTTGTTGTAAAAGTGGCTTCTCAAAG GGTTGGGGATCGTCCTGTGTTGCTGGTAGGATTGGCCATTATATTCTGTGGTTTCTTTACCCTGCTTCCATGGGGGAATCATTACCCAAAAATCCAGTGGGCGG ACCTAAAAAACAACTCATTGGTCAGTCACATATCTGAGGCCACGTTAGCCTCCAACAGCTCTTTAGAACCAACAGGATGCCCGTATCAACAGACCTGGTGCCAGTATACTCCCGCAATACACATCGGTCAGTACATCTCAGCTGACATCTTGATTGGCATGGGATACCCAGCCTGCAACGTCATGTCCTACACACTTTATTCCAAAATCCTCGGACCCAAACCTCAG GGTGTGTACATGGGGTGGTTGACGGCCTCTGGCAGCGGTGCACGGACATTGGGTCCTGTTTTCGTCTCCCAGGTTTACACGATCTTGGGACCTCGCTGGGCCTTCAGCCTCATCTGCGGGATGGTGATAGGGGCCATCGTCCTCCTGAGCTCTGTTTACCACAGACTCATCGCATTCTCTGTACGCCACGGACGGACGGTAGAATAA
- the LOC109634868 gene encoding butyrophilin subfamily 1 member A1-like, translating to MGLHMRCVTRMAPLVLLFSSLSTASSVSKSLVVLVRSPVLEPLGGEITLPCWLNPPQSAEALEVRWYQNDRFDTPIIHYQNKEMVADPSYVGRASFALKDAASGGLGAGDVSLKLQNVKIEDVGDYICYVSSDHGYDRGSVSLKVTEMGTSPLLSMAWAEENVVNMSCESEGWYPKPRLHWTDHKHNLTPKSLQYSKVSSGLVSVHSWLLVPSSSEVSCLVGLSDELKDSKEARGRLGVLPQADKQVPGSVPGLVITILVLVALSAVLGGLYIKERVLRKKDKSERSQPEENKKLLQEVEGTSLEEAKKHYVNIELDKRNPNIKIKDCIFRENIDPDGKPVTCLTVIRGTPGFTSGQHYWEVSLEKPGVGIKMSWWVGVTQATDFPLQAEALSSTSNGFWFLSSSPVRAGSLQLNTESKVLLPVSSRLKTVGVYLNYDSGELSFFNVDDESVIVSFITTFHGEVFPFFNPGKGDKGTMEILKRTEQ from the exons ATGG GTTTACACATGAGATGTGTAACACGCATGGCCCCTTTGGTGcttcttttctcatctttgtCAACTGCTTCCTCTG TTTCAAAGAGCCTCGTGGTTTTGGTCAGGTCACCTGTCTTAGAGCCCCTGGGTGGAGAAATCACACTACCATGCTGGCTCAATCCACCACAGAGTGCCGAGGCTCTGGAGGTACGCTGGTACCAGAATGATCGATTCGATACCCCAATCATACATTATCAGAATAAAGAAATGGTAGCAGATCCTTCGTACGTGGGCCGAGCCTCATTTGCCCTAAAGGATGCAGCATCCGGTGGGCTGGGAGCAGGAGATGTGAGCCTGAAGCTGCAAAATGTCAAGATTGAAGACGTGGGAGATTACATTTGTTATGTGAGCAGTGATCATGGTTATGACCGTGGAAGTGTCAGTCTCAAGGTGACAG AAATGGGAACCAGCCCGCTCCTGTCAATGGCGTGGGCAGAAGAAAATGTGGTGAATATGAGCTGTGAATCTGAAGGCTGGTATCCGAAGCCGAGGCTGCACTGGACCGACCACAAGCACAATCTGACCCCAAAGAGTTTGCAGTACAGCAAAGTCTCTTCTGGTCTTGTGTCAGTCCACAGCTGGCTGCTGGTCCCGAGCTCCTCAGAGGTTTCCTGCTTAGTGGGTCTCTCTGATGAGTTAAAGGACTCAAAGGAGGCAAGAGGGCGTCTGGGAGTCCTTCCTCAAGCTGACAAACAGG tgCCTGGATCAGTGCCTGGATTGGTGATCACCATTCTAGTCCTTGTGGCCCTGTCAGCTGTACTTGGAGGACTGTACATCAAAGAGAGAG TTTTACGGAAGAAAGACAAATCAGAGAGGAGCCAACCTGAGG AGAATAAGAAGCTTTTACAAGAAG TTGAGGGGACATCTCTTGAAGAGGCCAAAAAGCATTATG taaATATTGAACTCGACAAACGGAATCcaaacatcaaaatcaaagaTTGTATCTTCAGAGAAAACATTGATCCTGATGGAAAACCGGTTACCTGTCTCACAGTGATTAGGGGAACCCCTGGCTTCACTTCAGGACAACACTACTGGGAGGTGTCTTTGGAAAAACCTGGAGTAGGGATAAAAATGTCCTGGTGGGTGGGGGTAACACAGGCAACTGACTTCCCTCTGCAGGCTGAGGCTCTTTCTAGCACATCTAATGGTTTCTGGTTCCTGTCGTCCTCCCCTGTCAGAGCAGGCAGCCTTCAGTTAAACACAGAATCAAAGGTTTTACTGCCTGTCAGCTCAAGGCTGAAAACAGTTGGTGTGTATCTGAATTATGACAGTGGAGAGCTTTCCTTTTTTAATGTTGATGATGAATCTGTCATTGTGTCTTTCATAACTACATTCCATGGTGAAGTCTTTCCGTTTTTCAATCCTGGTAAAGGTGACAAAGGAACTATGGAGATATTAAAGAGGACAGAACAGTGA
- the LOC109634866 gene encoding uncharacterized protein has protein sequence MRVVRSTGAREVAKGVLMAENVRSPFDYREPPTLDSDGDGSKPPPPRGRVCGRKRKGTPVKVCDRAYVTEDEEEESMSEHSYSPGEGQYPEGAEDRLPPPGSPYYLPDPAQLCVPELGEEGASGVRGPVLFHPPPNCRIREVHCGTQVRLVVIAIRDIAKGEEITVDYSLTDWGENAMEDEAGPHPLSLSVSDYLTPSWSLSPSSSPLTHSEPSDSDREEDEEEEDDDDDDDDEEEEIEEIRGRMLRRRKKRKLPTAVDSKKKNSPTSSRGPGRPCSSFSRPAPVTPPVRSQSQSPASTLAPPTTNINNNININIGSSSGATVSRRQHCPYCGRHYRSLARHLEKHHANQPEVRTAMELAHLHSSSNGSASHPQPSSSSTSATHSHSFAVPQPSGSNPAPPSLFSRERESPATRSSTGAVSFSLSLSPPPSGQPTAAKKGPSLSAPAAKRAAPPVVTRVKSPSPPPAPPTPRRGRRMKKEKQEEQQKVEVESARSQEELVPPPTPEPDIDPEEELELSAEGEDEPAEEKNGEITSTQRHHMSPLLSSLSCLVLYLRRQQHSSFLSLTRSPHSAEAWRLLCHSSLSLLILYNRHRECEVAKLTIQDYRSRITPQAISSTSPPSGMEALLSPFERQVLSHLPRAGVLGKRGRVQPLILPPHCESCLDLLLQTSPNVGVDPESPYVFSRPYHSPATPLRGTDLLRNLARASGAKNPGALTATRARRQVAILTQLLLLEEGEGQGGSTKRLEDFLEREYHVTQNCSSIIRDPALMGRVGRVVLYGEKEGVLFRGMSLQHICLELDVMSGNSADSFSEVSEAEEEKEEVKEKVEVIVKKKGPGRPPRKKRVSIPSPVSPSIANVHKRRCIPPKSGKRGVLKRPWSEAERVAVETHLKRNLMELRVPAKADCERCLELCPLLVSNQRDWRAIKFYVHNRIQLLKKQGRRESAAAVC, from the exons ATGCGCGTTGTGCGATCTACCGGAGCGCGAGAGGTAGCGAAGGGAGTCCTAATGGCGGAGAATGTACGCTCGCCTTTTGACTACCGGGAGCCGCCGACCCTCGACAGCGACGGGGATGGGAGCAAGCCGCCGCCGCCGCGGGG ccgCGTGTGTGGGAGAAAAAGGAAGGGGACACCTGTGAAGGTGTGCGACCGAGCGTATGTAacagaagatgaggaggaggagagtatGTCAGAACACAGCTACAGCCCtg GTGAGGGCCAGTACCCAGAGGGTGCAGAGGACCGCCTCCCTCCACCTGGCAGCCCCTACTACCTGCCCGATCCTGCTCAGCTCTG TGTGCCAGAGTTGGGAGAGGAAGGGGCGAGTGGGGTTCGGGGGCCCGTGCTTTTCCATCCGCCACCCAACTGCCGCATCCGAGAGGTCCACTGTGGGACGCAGGTACGGTTGGTCGTCATAGCAATCCGCGACATCGCCAAAGGGGAGGAGATCACAGTGGACTACAGCCTGACAGACTGGGGCGAGAATGCAATG GAGGATGAGGCTGGCCCCCACCCactgtccctctctgtttccGATTACCTTACCCCCTCCTGGTCATTATCACCCTCATCCTccccactcacacactctgaaCCCAGTGACTCCGATCGcgaggaggacgaagaggaggaagatgatgatgatgacgatgatgatgaagaagaggaaatcGAAGAAATTCGGGGCCGAATGCTGCGGCGCCGCAAGAAGCGCAAGTTGCCAACCGCTGTtgattcaaagaaaaagaactcacccacctcctccagaggACCTGGGCGCCCGTGCTCTTCCTTTTCCCGCCCAGCGCCTGTCACACCCCCAGTCAGATCCCAGTCCCAGTCCCCAGCCAGCACCCTGGCTCCCCCGACcaccaacatcaacaacaacatcaacattaaCATCGGCAGCTCCAGCGGTGCCACAGTGAGCCGGCGGCAGCACTGCCCGTACTGCGGGCGCCACTATCGCTCTCTAGCACGGCACCTGGAGAAACACCACGCCAACCAGCCTGAGGTCAGAACAGCCATGGAGCTGGCACACCTTCACAGCTCCTCAAACGGCAGCGCCTCTCACCCTCAACCCTCGTCGTCCTCCACCTCTGCTACTCACAGTCATTCCTTTGCTGTCCCACAGCCCTCGGGCTCGAACCCTGCGccaccctctctcttctccaggGAGAGGGAATCGCCAGCTACTCGCTCGAGCACAGGCGCcgtctctttctccctctcgctTTCCCCGCCTCCTTCGGGTCAGCCCACAGCGGCTAAGAAGGGGCCGAGCTTATCAGCACCTGCTGCAAAACGCGCTGCACCTCCTGTGGTGACCAGGGTTAAGAGTCCATCGCCGCCGCCTGCTCCGCCTACTCCAAGGAGGGGTCGgagaatgaagaaagaaaagcaggaggagcagcagaaggtggaggtggagagcgCAAGAAGTCAAGAGGAGCTAGTTCCACCCCCCACTCCAGAGCCTGACATAGATCCAGAAGAAGAACTAGAGCTGAGTGCAGAAGGTGAAGATGAACCTGCAGAAGAGAAGAATGGAGAGATTACAAG CACACAAAGACATCACATGTCTCCgctgctctcctccctctcttgtctGGTCCTCTACCTCCGCCGCCAGCAGCActcctccttcctttctttAACCCGCTCTCCTCACTCCGCCGAGGCATGGCGCCTGCTCTGCCATTCCAGCCTCTCCCTGCTCATCCTCTACAACCGCCACCGGGAATGTGAGGTGGCCAAACTCACTATCCAGGACTACCGCAGCCGCATCACCCCACAGGCCATCTCCAGCACCAGCCCCCCCTCCGGCATGGAAGCCCTCTTGTCCCCCTTTGAGCGCCAGGTCCTCTCTCATCTCCCACGGGCCGGCGTTTTAGGCAAGCGTGGTCGCGTCCAGCCGCTTATTCTCCCCCCACACTGTGAGTCCTGCCTGGACCTGCTCCTTCAAACCAGCCCCAATGTTGGTGTGGACCCAGAGAGCCCATACGTGTTCTCCCGGCCGTACCACTCTCCTGCCACCCCTCTCCGGGGCACGGACCTCCTGAGGAATCTGGCTCGAGCCAGCGGGGCTAAGAACCCGGGAGCACTGACAGCAACAAGAGCAAGGCGGCAGGTAGCTATCCTTACACAGCTGCTACTGTTGGAGGAGGGTGAAGGCCAAGGTGGATCAACCAAACGCTTGGAGGACTTCCTGGAGAGAGAGTACCACGTGACCCAGAACTGCTCCTCTATCATTCGTGATCCTGCTCTCATGGGCCGGGTGGGTCGTGTTGTTCTTTATGGAGAGAAGGAAGGTGTTCTTTTCAGAGGGATGAGTCTGCAGCACATCTGCCTTGAGCTggatg TGATGTCTGGAAACTCAGCAGACTCCTTTTCAGAGGTTTCTgaggcagaagaagagaaggaggaagtgaaggagaagGTTGAGGTAATAGTGAAGAAGAAAGGACCGGGTCGACCGCCGCGGAAGAAGAGAGTGTCCATTCCATCTCCAGTTAGCCCATCTATAGCCAACGTCCACAAGAGGCGATGTATTCCACCCAAATCAG GGAAGCGTGGTGTACTGAAGCGTCCCTGGTCGGAGGCAGAGCGTGTAGCAGTGGAGACTCACCTGAAGCGAAACCTCATGGAGCTGCGAGTCCCTGCGAAGGCAGACTGTGAGCGCTGCCTCGAactctgccctctgctggtgagCAACCAGCGAGACTGGAGGGCAATCAAGTTTTACGTCCACAACCGCATCCAGCTGCTGAAGAAGCAGGGGAGGAGGGAAAGCGCCGCCGCAGTTTGCTAG